In Ktedonobacteraceae bacterium, one genomic interval encodes:
- a CDS encoding rhomboid family intramembrane serine protease: MRVRASYRAAMHANSRLSKFKRISWFTWIITIGTTGFWCFTAYQVALASGAYGFHAILANVFADTQNADVLIRYGAKYNEAIIAGQYWRFITPIFLHVNILHVSLNMLNFFILGLFIERLFGHLRFLLIYLLTGVVSIIASFYFAPQDVSVGASGAIFGLVGAYSVFILIHRRAFSHGGIPAIAWLVVIIGLNLGIGLVIPNVDNYAHLGGFVSGCLLGCFFAPFYVVLPEEGKSQLLDMHSLSRRWPLALIAIAITIFLAIIAVHFSGG, from the coding sequence ATGCGGGTTCGAGCAAGCTACCGGGCCGCTATGCACGCAAACAGCAGGTTGTCAAAGTTCAAGCGTATCTCCTGGTTTACCTGGATTATTACGATTGGAACCACCGGCTTCTGGTGTTTCACTGCGTATCAGGTAGCGCTGGCATCTGGCGCTTATGGCTTTCATGCTATCCTGGCAAACGTTTTTGCCGATACACAAAACGCCGATGTGCTTATCCGGTATGGGGCAAAATATAATGAGGCGATTATCGCCGGACAATACTGGCGTTTTATTACGCCTATCTTTTTGCACGTCAATATTCTGCATGTGAGCCTGAATATGCTCAATTTCTTTATTCTGGGCCTATTCATCGAGCGCCTGTTCGGTCACCTGCGTTTCCTGTTGATCTACCTGCTGACGGGAGTTGTCAGCATTATCGCGAGTTTTTATTTCGCGCCGCAAGATGTCAGCGTCGGTGCGTCGGGCGCTATTTTCGGGCTGGTGGGCGCTTATAGCGTCTTCATTCTGATACATCGCCGCGCGTTTAGCCATGGCGGTATCCCTGCCATCGCCTGGCTGGTGGTCATTATTGGCTTGAATCTTGGCATCGGACTGGTCATTCCTAACGTGGACAATTATGCTCATCTAGGCGGATTCGTGAGTGGCTGTCTGTTGGGATGTTTTTTCGCCCCGTTCTACGTTGTATTACCAGAAGAGGGAAAATCGCAGTTGTTGGATATGCATAGCTTATCCCGCCGCTGGCCTCTTGCCCTGATAGCGATAGCAATCACGATATTTCTTGCAATTATCGCAGTACATTTTAGTGGAGGATAA